The proteins below are encoded in one region of Sphingobacterium sp. R2:
- a CDS encoding acyltransferase family protein yields the protein MLESKRIYQIDLFRFIAASAVVFYHYMYRGAAAGNMSLLRFDGVGDYVKYGYLGVDLFFIISGFVIAFSIKHLSLRKFCYSRFKRLYPMYWICLLLTFVITYFFGAPRYHVTFSQLLANLTMTQKLWGQGDVDGAYWSLYVELKFYLIIVLFLILNQFKRVGLDYLVYFWLLLSSLRFFFGPSEIYDGLHEFFILDWSAYFIAGIICCQIFLHGVKVKHIITLLWCLYISIDGAIGRIHWLERTFHSDFSPDIIGIAIVVFYLLMLLVSCKKLQFINSSKFVKIGMLTYPLYLIHQHIGFIIFNQLYPYFNKYLLLSAVIMLMLALAYFLSDRIEPWIIKRFKK from the coding sequence ATGTTGGAGTCCAAAAGAATTTATCAAATCGATCTGTTTCGATTTATTGCAGCATCAGCAGTAGTGTTTTATCATTATATGTATCGTGGGGCTGCTGCTGGAAATATGTCTCTTTTACGTTTTGATGGTGTTGGTGACTATGTCAAATATGGCTATCTGGGCGTCGACCTATTTTTTATCATCAGCGGTTTTGTAATCGCTTTCTCCATCAAGCATCTATCGTTGCGTAAATTCTGCTATTCTCGATTTAAGCGTTTGTACCCGATGTATTGGATTTGCTTGCTGCTGACCTTTGTGATTACCTATTTTTTTGGCGCACCGCGTTATCATGTAACGTTTAGTCAGCTACTGGCCAATCTGACGATGACGCAGAAATTATGGGGACAAGGCGATGTAGATGGTGCCTATTGGTCACTCTATGTCGAGTTGAAATTTTACTTAATTATAGTCTTATTCCTGATTCTAAATCAATTTAAAAGAGTAGGATTAGATTACCTGGTTTATTTTTGGCTGTTATTGTCAAGTTTACGCTTTTTTTTCGGGCCGTCCGAAATATACGATGGACTCCACGAGTTTTTTATACTCGATTGGAGTGCCTACTTTATTGCGGGAATTATATGTTGCCAAATTTTTTTGCATGGAGTAAAAGTAAAGCATATTATCACCTTACTTTGGTGCTTGTACATTTCGATCGACGGCGCTATTGGTCGGATTCACTGGCTGGAGCGCACTTTTCATAGTGATTTTTCTCCTGATATCATTGGGATCGCCATTGTTGTGTTTTACTTACTTATGTTATTGGTTTCCTGTAAAAAACTTCAGTTTATTAATTCGTCCAAGTTTGTTAAAATTGGCATGCTGACCTATCCCCTATATTTAATCCATCAGCATATAGGGTTTATCATCTTTAATCAGCTCTATCCGTATTTCAATAAATACTTGCTCCTTTCAGCTGTTATAATGCTGATGCTAGCACTTGCTTATTTCTTAAGTGATCGTATTGAACCGTGGATTATAAAACGTTTTAAGAAATAA
- a CDS encoding amidohydrolase, producing MKSMDFTRKEFIRKSTLALAGSTFIPAMLFAENRHKMVSQNLLSDSATKKNYTLKNVLLETGFEYDTDGHVISTRTGLFSIQIANGKIKAISSNINASDAIDAKGLLMLPSFRDMHIHLDKTYYGDKWQAVRQRAGGVKGMIALEQKILPELLKNATYKAEKLIELLQGNGTTFARSHVNIEPTSKLDALIKLQLALENKKDGFGAELVAFPQHGVYYTESVPYLKEAAKTNIDFIGGVDPFSIDGAIEKTIDFTVQLALDHNKGIDIHLHESGESGLKTVEYLINKVNENPVLKGKTYISHCFVLGRLEKFKQQEMAEKLGDAQIGIISTIPFGGLIMPIPILLENNVKVMTGNDSIVDHWNTFGTGSVLQKANLAAQVYGQTTEFDLSRMLKLATAGPVPLDDKGNMQWPKVGDSADIALLEASCSAEAVSRISPVKSLIYKGNIVF from the coding sequence ATGAAATCAATGGACTTTACCCGCAAGGAATTTATTAGAAAATCTACGTTAGCACTTGCGGGTTCGACATTTATACCAGCAATGTTATTTGCAGAAAACCGCCATAAAATGGTGAGCCAAAACCTATTGAGCGACTCCGCGACTAAAAAAAACTATACATTAAAAAATGTGTTGCTAGAAACGGGCTTTGAGTATGATACTGATGGCCATGTGATTTCAACAAGGACGGGACTATTTTCGATTCAGATTGCAAACGGAAAGATCAAGGCTATAAGTTCCAATATCAATGCGTCCGATGCTATCGACGCAAAAGGGCTTTTGATGCTGCCCTCTTTCCGCGATATGCACATCCATTTGGACAAAACCTATTATGGCGACAAGTGGCAGGCAGTAAGACAAAGAGCTGGAGGTGTAAAAGGTATGATTGCCCTCGAACAGAAAATTCTACCTGAACTATTAAAAAATGCAACCTATAAAGCAGAAAAACTGATCGAACTATTACAAGGTAACGGTACTACTTTCGCACGCAGTCATGTTAATATTGAACCGACATCCAAACTAGACGCTTTAATTAAGCTACAACTGGCACTGGAAAACAAGAAAGATGGATTCGGGGCAGAACTCGTTGCTTTTCCTCAGCACGGTGTATACTATACTGAGTCGGTGCCATACCTTAAGGAAGCCGCCAAAACCAATATTGATTTTATCGGCGGAGTCGACCCATTTTCCATTGATGGAGCTATTGAAAAAACAATTGATTTTACGGTCCAGCTGGCATTAGATCATAACAAGGGAATTGATATTCATTTGCACGAATCGGGTGAATCAGGCTTGAAAACCGTAGAATACTTAATTAACAAAGTGAACGAAAACCCAGTTCTTAAAGGTAAAACCTACATCAGCCATTGTTTTGTATTGGGGCGATTAGAAAAATTCAAACAACAAGAAATGGCAGAAAAACTGGGCGACGCACAAATTGGCATCATTTCTACAATTCCATTCGGCGGATTAATTATGCCAATCCCAATCTTACTGGAAAACAACGTTAAAGTGATGACGGGAAATGACAGTATTGTAGACCATTGGAATACATTTGGCACGGGAAGTGTCTTACAAAAAGCCAATCTTGCAGCCCAGGTGTATGGCCAAACTACTGAATTTGACTTATCTCGCATGCTCAAGCTTGCCACGGCGGGCCCCGTTCCTTTGGACGACAAAGGCAATATGCAATGGCCCAAAGTCGGAGATAGTGCAGATATTGCCTTACTCGAAGCCAGCTGCTCTGCAGAAGCGGTTTCAAGAATATCGCCAGTAAAATCGCTGATCTATAAAGGAAATATAGTCTTCTAG
- a CDS encoding helix-turn-helix domain-containing protein, with amino-acid sequence MEKRNLKIWVPLIGLDGFRKEQTAGREELLFNELHGERLIETPHKHDFFIINLFHKASGVHTIDSIDYRIKDQQVHILFPGQMHKWHIYADTVAYQLMIERPLFEHFAPFFRFSFTNYQNHPVIDLTADSFAQLLYEFESVKQELKRENSLIPLISARAGVIAAIVSREAESAFTEFKVYQSVPRLAKFNMLIDEFFREQKMVAFYAEKLNISANYLNILCKKHLKISATQLIHQRINSEAKRLLQSSERSIKEIAFELGFSDQAYFSNFFKLQIGTSPSDFRDSLQAGETTSLLRGK; translated from the coding sequence ATGGAAAAGCGAAATTTAAAAATTTGGGTGCCACTTATTGGTCTGGATGGTTTCCGAAAAGAACAGACAGCGGGACGAGAAGAGCTCCTATTTAACGAACTCCATGGCGAACGGCTTATCGAAACACCGCATAAGCATGATTTTTTCATCATTAATCTTTTTCATAAAGCTTCTGGCGTACATACCATCGATTCTATCGACTATAGGATAAAAGATCAGCAGGTACATATTCTCTTTCCAGGCCAAATGCACAAATGGCATATCTATGCCGATACTGTAGCTTACCAACTCATGATTGAGCGCCCTCTCTTTGAACATTTTGCACCTTTTTTTCGCTTTTCTTTTACCAATTATCAAAACCATCCTGTCATTGATCTCACTGCAGATTCCTTTGCACAATTACTTTATGAATTTGAATCCGTCAAACAAGAATTGAAAAGAGAAAACTCACTTATTCCTTTAATTAGTGCCCGAGCGGGCGTCATTGCTGCGATTGTAAGTCGAGAGGCAGAGTCTGCGTTCACCGAATTCAAGGTTTATCAATCTGTTCCGCGACTTGCTAAGTTTAACATGCTGATTGACGAATTCTTCAGGGAACAGAAAATGGTAGCATTTTATGCCGAAAAACTTAATATTTCAGCTAATTATCTGAATATCCTATGTAAAAAGCATTTGAAAATATCAGCTACACAACTTATCCACCAACGAATAAACAGTGAAGCAAAACGGCTTTTACAAAGCTCCGAACGGTCCATCAAAGAAATTGCCTTTGAGTTGGGATTCTCAGATCAGGCCTATTTTTCCAATTTCTTTAAACTGCAAATAGGCACCAGTCCCAGTGACTTTAGAGACAGTCTTCAAGCGGGGGAGACAACAAGTTTGTTAAGAGGAAAATGA